Part of the Catalinimonas alkaloidigena genome is shown below.
CTTGTCAGAGACAGTGGGCATAGGAAAAGGCTCGGTTACGCTGGAAGACTTTTATGAAGCAGAAGTGATCATGATTATGGGACAGAACCCCGGCACCAACCATCCCCGCATGCTCACTGCACTACAGAAGGCCAAGCATAATGGAGCGAAGATTATTTCTGTTAATCCACTACCTGAGACTGGCTTGATGAGTTTCAAGAACCCACAACACCCCTGGGAAATGGCGGGTAAAGGTACTGCACTTACGGATATTTTTTTACAATTAAGATTGAATGCGGATGTGCCCTTGCTCAAAGCACTCATGAAAATTCTGCTGGAAAAAGAGAAGCAAAATCCAGGGATGGTGCTGGATGAAGAATTCATCCGAACCCATACCAGCGGATACGAAGCGCTGCTGGCTGATTTGCAAAAATATGATATTGATGAACTGATCAGTCAGACCGCCATTTCCAAAGCTCAGATTGAAGAGACTGCTGAATTACTGGCTTCCAGACAAAAGATCATCATCTGCTGGGCGATGGGCCTGACCCAGCATAAAAATGGTGTGGACAATGTTCGAGAAATTGTCAATCTGCTGTTGCTTAAGGGAAGTATCGGCAAAGCCGGAGCAGGCACCTGTCCGGTAAGAGGGCATAGTAATGTACAGGGTGACCGGACTATGGGTATCTGGGAAAAGCTGAAGCCGGAATTCAGACAAAAGCTCAAAGAAGCCTTTAACTTTGAACCACCAGCCAAAGATGGTTATGATGTGATGCACTCTATGGAGGCTATGGCTAATGGTAAAGCCAAGTTTTTTATGGGAATGGGAGGTAATTTCCTGTCTGCTACACCGGATACGGAATATACTGCCAAAGGACTGCGGCAATGTAAAATGACCGTACATGTGTCTACCAAGCTGAACCGAAGCCACCTGGTGCATGGCAAGACCGCCCTCATCCTGCCCTGCCTGGGCCGTACCGAGCTGGATATGCAGGTAAGCGGCCCTCAGTTTTTGTCAGTAGAAAATTCTACTGGGGTAGTACACCAGACCCGAGGCGGCAAAGATCCGGCATCTCCCCATTTACTGAGCGAACCCAAAATTGTAGCGGAACTGGCTAAAGCTACGCTGGAGAGTAAGTCAACAGTGGACTGGGATGAGATGGTCTCCGATTATGATCATATCCGTGATGCTATAGAAAAGACCGTAGATGGATTTGATGCTTACAATATCAGAGTGCGTAACTCAGGAGGTTTCTATCTGCCCAATGGCGCCAGAGTAGGTAAGTTCAATACAGATACTGGTAAAGCCAAATTTACCGTCAATGAGAACCCTGATCATCAATTGGCAGAGGATGATTTTCTGATGATGACCATCCGAAGTCACGACCAGTACAATACGACCATTTACGGTTTGCATGACCGCTATCGGGGTATAGCGTACGATCGTAGAGTAGTATTAATGAATAAGGAAGACATACGAAAACATGGTCTGAAAAAGGAAGATAAAGTTAATCTTTATAGTTATTATGATGGGTCGGAAAGATCAGCAGAGGGTTTTCTGGTAGTGCCTTACAGCATTCCCAGGCGATGTGTGGCTACTTATTTTCCTGAAGCCAATACACTGGTTCCTCATAATCGTATGGCGCGTAAAAGCAACCAGCCTATCTCCAAGTCAGTGGTGATTAAAATAAAGAAGAGTGAATGAAGTGAGGAAAGGCCGTGGAGCTTAATTACGAGTTGCGCATTAGGCTATTGTTTTTCAGCTTGGAGGTCTTTAAGGGAGTCCTCACTGCTCCGGCATCCCGGTCGGCAGGGGCTAAGCGAAGAACTACTTTAGTTGAACAAGCTTAACTACTGCTATGACTTACGCCTTCCATCAGTCCGCGGATGTAGCCGATGGCGAATAGGGTGCCAATGGTGCTGTAGCCAGGGTGTTCGTTGCTGTCTCTGGCCATCGTAGGCACATGGTCAGGGCGTATGGGTCCTTTAAAGCCTACATCATAATAGGCCTGCATGGCACGGTACATATCGGTCTTGCCATCATCATGAAAGGTTTCTTCAAAATTATTCTTACTACCCCTCACATCTCTGAAGTGCACAAAGTGGATCTTTCCTCTTTTTCCGAAATACTCAATGGCAGCGGGAATATCTACACCTTCATCTTCTCCACCCATAGAGGCAAAGCTCCCCTGGCAGAAGGTAAGGCCGTTGCTATCACTCGGCACAATCTCTATCAAGCGTTTGAAAGCATCAACTGTGGTCATGATGCGGGGAATGCCTCTGATCATATCTATGGGCGGGTCATCAGGATGAAGGGCGAGTTTGATGCCATACTTTTCTGCCTCAGGTATTACTGCTTTAAGAAAATATTCTATGTTTTGCCACATAGCTTCGTGGGTAAACTTACCATACTCTGTCAGGGGTTCATCCTTGATATCTTCTATGTCAAAAGCACTGACCAGCGCGCCTCCGCGACTGGGGCGGTCCATCGTGGTGCGTGCCCAACTGATGACCGGCATCCAGTTATAGCAAACCGTATCTATGCCTAACTGGGAAATATTTTTCATAAAGGTGATGAAGTTTTCTATCTCTTCATCCCTGCCTTCCAGTCCTAGTTTGGTTTTATGATACAATGAAGGCGGTCCTTCTATGACCCTCAGTTGCAAACCTTCTTTCTGCCAGGCTTCTTTCACCGCTTTGATGACGCTGTACTCCCAATTAGGCTTGTCATTCATGCCAACCATGTGGGGACTGATGCCTCCTACAGCCCCCAGTACCCTCATTTGCTTGGCCAGTTCTACTTTATAGGGTTCTATGCCCCAGAAATAAGCCAGACACATCTGCATACCGGCATCCTGCACTAGCGCTGAAGTGTCTGTTAAAGATTTTCTGACTTGATGAGGTGTATTTGCTGAGGCGTTATGGATGCCACCAATAGAAAGCGCAGCCACTGAGGCGCTTTTTTTGATAAAATCTCTTCGGTTGTTGTGCATAGCAATAGGTATAGGTATGTATATAAATAAACACCTTTTGCCCGAGAGATGCAACGCCAAAGTTGCTTTACCAGCTCAGCTCAATGCTGCACATTGACTGAGATGAAAAGGGAGATAGGCATTGTACTACCTCCCAATGATTCATCTACTGGATAGTAATATCCCAGGTGATATCCACATCGGTAGTGCCATCCTCAGAGGTAGAAGTAGCAGACTTAATATCCGGTTGATGAGCGAGCGTAACTCTGAAAGTGCCGCTGGCAGCATCTCCTGTTGTCCATTGGGTTTCTAGCCCTATGGGTTGCCCGTTCTCATCCTGATCCTCATAATTGAGCGGGTCGTTGCGTTCATTACTGCCGATATTGCCATCACCGCTGGGGTCAGTGAAGAGCCCTTCGGTCCAGCTGAAGAAGAACATATGTTCACCCCCCTCTTCCCTCACCTCTTCAGTGATACTTTCGGTATCATCCGGATCAATGGCATTGAGCAAGGTCATTTCCATTGTGTAAGTGGTATTAGTAGCCAGTTCAATGTCTGTAAGTACAGGGTCATTACTTCCTTCTCCGTCGGCATCTACCCAGGTGGCAGTCACAGCATCGCCACCCCCCTCAGGTGTGAAGGTAAGTGTGACATTGGTAATAACCTCTTCTTCGTTTTCGGCAGGTGGCACATCATCATCTTCTTCGCAGGCAGTAAACAGCAAAGACACAGCCACAAGCAGCACATAGGCCGCATAGTTCATCCATTTCATAAGTGTAAATTAATTAGTAAGAAAAATTAGTGTTGAATACCAGAGTATTGCTTCTTAGCCGCATCAGCTTCTCCACTCACACCTATAGGCCTATATGATAGGCGATAGTTTTACCGGTATAATTACCATATGACTGAATAGCATAACTATTCATCCTATGACTCATGAGAAAGATAAAAGGTAAGTGGGCTAAGAAAGCAGATTGTCATACCAGGGCAGGAGGTGCACGGGGAATCAACTGAGCCGTAGCCTCTATATTAGGAATTAAGTAAGTAGCGAGTTGATAGGAATGCTCTACTGAAAAGGGCACATAGTCAAACTGCCAGAGTGCTTCGGCCATATCTTGTAGTGTCCACCACTCACACAGGCGACAAAAATCTTTGAGGGGCGCGTTATCATCCGGTGTAGAATCGTTCGGAACATTGCCTTCAATCTGTTTCAGATCATGAATAGCACTATGAGATGTGTGTCCCTGCAGATGTAAAGGGAACCAAATTAAATACATCAGCAACAGATAGACCATAAGTCCTCTGGCCAAGCTTGTTCGGAAAGTATTTAATTGGTGTATGAACATACTTTTTCAAAGTAAGGTAGACACAGTTAATAATGCAAACCTGTTGCGTAAATAAGTCAGAAAGCTCCTTGTTTGTTTGATAGAAGCGGTTGTTTACGGTATAAAATTTGAGAAAAGTAAGCTGAAGGCTATACGGATACGGACTTTAAATGATCACTTTTGTCATTTCTGGAAATATGTCGGAACTTAGTAAGGCTACATTGCATTTAGCAAACAAACAATTAACCACAAGTACACTATTGCTGGCTGATACTCCGTTAGCAAACAAAAGGTGAACTCAAAATATGGCACGATTCATATTCTTTTTGAGCTTTTTTATGGTAATAGCTTCTATAAGCAGACAAGGGTATGCCCAGACTTCTGTAGAAGAACCTGCTCCCCTGGATACTGCCGGACAGTTCATACTGGACCCCGCCACCAAAGTACCACTTACGATCAATCTGGATGCGGAAGAGGAAGAGGAGGAAGAAGAAGAAAGCGAGAAGAAGGAGAAAAAACGTAAAAGAAACGTTTATTATGATATCAAGACCAGAAAAGGATATGCGGAGGCTGGTTATGGTCAGGATGTCATTATTGAGCTTTTCCATTATCTGAAAGATTACGAAGAGCCTGACCCTTATGTACGTGATATCTATTGGTATGATACCAAACGGAATCAGATACGGTCTACTCGTAACATTCAGGAAGATAAAGCACAAATACTGCATGGACCTTATCAGAAGATGACTGAAGATGGCGAAGTGCTGGAAGAAGGTATTTTTTACAAGGGTACCAAGCATGGCCGATGGACCCGTTACAACAAGGAGTATATCTTACTAGATAAAGAAAAATATTCTAAAGGCTGGCCACGTGACTCTGAGATCACATATTATGATAAGGATGAACTGAATAAACTGAAAGAGGTAATCCCTATAGAGTACGGTCAAAGAGAGGGCTACTACTACTACTTTCATGAAAGCGGGCAGATCGCGGTAGAAGGCGAATTTCAGCAGGATAAAAAAGTAGGTCTGTGGACGGAGTATTACGACTATAAAAATCGCCTACCCAAAAAGCAAATCAAATATCCCGACGACCCTTTTGACGAAACTCTTCCTTACACCACCAAAGAGTGGACTCCTCAGGGTCAGGTAGTGTACGAACGAGATAAAAAGTAAAGTTACATGCCTGAAAAAGACGCACAGTACTGGATAGATCATCTTAACATGCAACCTCATCCCGAAGGAGGATATTATGCTGAGACCTATCGCTCGGAGGGAAAGATTCAGGAACTAGACCGATCTTACAGTACGGCTATTTACTTTCTTTTGCTGGAAGATAAGTTTTCCGCTTTTCACCGTATCCACTCCGACGAGATGTGGCATTTCTACGCAGGCAGCCCCATAGAAGTATTAGTATTGGAAAAGAACGGAGAACTTAAAACACATCGTTTGGGTGGCAAAGCTGATCAGGGAGAAACATTTCAGCTGGTAGTGCCCGGTGGTTTATGGTTCGCTTCCCGCATGGCAGATATTTCCTCTTATGGTCTGGTGGGTTGTACCGTTGCTCCCGGTTTTGACTTTCAGGACTTTGAAATGGCCAGCCGTAGCGCTCTGATTGAGCAGTTTCCCCAACATACCCAAGTCATTACTGAGCTTACTTATCCCGAATAACTGAAAGCGACGACCCTGCGCTTTTGGGAAAAACTAAGAAAAGATCGGAGTAGTAGTCCAACCATTAGTCCATATTTTGTTTCTTAAAAGTATGGAAATCCAATTTAAAAAACGTTTCTTATTCCTTTTGCTGTAATTATATGGTGAATTATCGTAGGCTGTAGTCTGACCCGTTTTTTTAATGAGGGCTTAAGTGTATTTTTGACATTGTATCTTAGTATAGATGTCAAGCCAAATATTGATTGATGAAGAAAATTATACTGTGCTTAGGGTTTATTGCTTTCTCTTTTTCTAAAATATATGCCCAGACTACTTTTCCTATTATTAAACCTCAGCAGGTAGACTTGTATGAGTATAACAAGTACAAGCTCATGCCAGACAATCAGGGGACTGAAGTTAAAAGTATGAGTGAGTTACCTAATGCTATCTTTCGCTACCGCAATAATACGATCAATGCTTCTCTCCTCAACCGCAACCTGATGGGAGCGGCTCCTTTTCAAAATGAAAGCTATCAACTCAAGCTTCCCAATATGACTGCTATGCCTGATACACTGGTGATGATGGTAGGCATACCTAATGAGGAAGGAGAAAGGATTGTAAGTGCAGTGGTCATCGGTAATCTGCGCGATCGTCTGGCTTACTTCGTGGATGCCAACCACAATTTTGACTTTTCGGATGATGGTGATTTCATGGTTTTCAACGAAAAGGAGACATTTAGTAAAGTAAGCATACAGCCCGAAGGCAGTGAGAAAAGCTGGGAATACACGATCTTTGATCTGGGGCTGGAAAAAGAATATCTTAAAGGTTTGGATATTTATCTGGTAGAACCTGCTGGTAAAACGAAGAAGCGAAGTTCGGAACCTAAGTATCAGGTGCCTATACTAAGTATGGGGTCCAGGCTAAACCTGCAAGTAGCTTTTACTACCGGTAGCGGTGATATGTATTTTGCTTACGACACACCCGATAATAAGAATAAAAAATACTCCGCAGCCATAGATGCTGTCTCCAGGTTTTCAGCGAGCCTGTCTTATGCATTTCGTAACTTGAATGTAGGCATCAACCTCGCATTAGATGCCAACCAGTTAGGAAGAGAAGAGCAGTACCTGACAGATTTTTCTGATACTGAAAAACCCCCTGAGAAAGTTACGCATTATAATATTGGTAACTGGTCCCGTACTCGCTTTATGTACGGCTTATTTGCTGAGTATGATATCCGCCTGATTCGCAATTCTTATCTTTCTCCTTACTTTCATCTATTCAAATACAATCATTTACGGAATGAAACTTTCTCAGGCTATGCCAATGAAATTAGTGAGGAATTTACTTTCAATGAAGCTTTCATCAACAGAGTTGGGCAGCAGTTTGGTGCTAAAATAAAGTTACCCATGAGTGAAAAAGTATTGGTAGTGTTGGATATAGGCTACACCAAAAACGGCTTTGACCTGAAAGAAGGCTTCATCCAGGAAGCGCATGATACAGATAATATTGCGGTAAACTATCATACGTTTAACTATGGAGTGGGCTGCCAGTTTTTACTTTTCAATAAGAAGGCAATGCTTAGCAAAGTGAGACCGGCAGAAGATGAGTATTAAAAAAAAGCATCTTCCATGTGCTGAATGTCAACTTCAGGTTTGGTAAGTATAGCAATGATGTCAAAGCGAATATTACCCTGCCAATCATTCTGATGGATATAATGGTCTGCTGCTTCAATCACCAGGGCTGCTTTTTTGCTGTCTACAAAATCTTCAGGATTACCAAATGCACTGCCTTTTCGTGTTTTGACTTCTACAAATATCAGTAGTTGTGCTTTGCGGGCAATCAGATCTACCTCCGCCCTTCGGTACCGATAGTTGCGGCTTATAATTGTAAACCCTTTCTTTTCAAGGAAGCGTGCGGCAAGTTCTTCTCCTGATTGCCCTGTATGTTGTGCTGGCGTTCTCATCCTTTTCCTGGAGATTGTTTATCGCAAAATGAAGTAGTTATTCCCAAAGTTTGAATTCATTTTCTATTTTGCCATTACATTATCACAAATTAAATTTTTTTGATATGCTACCCAAGATCAAGCCTACACAAACGCAAGCCTGGAAAAAACTCAGTGAGCATTATAAAAAGACGAAAGATGTACATATAAAAGAGCTTTTTAAAACTGACGCTGAGCGGTTTCAGCATTTTTCCACAAAGTTTGAAGACATACTGCTAGACTATTCCAAAAACCGCATGACGCAGGAAACATTGGCCTTGCTGCTGGAACTGGCAAAAGAGAGTAAGCTGAAAGAGGCTATATCGGCCATGTTTAGTGGTGAACATATCAACCAGACCGAAGATCGCGCGGTGCTGCATACGGCTTTACGTAATCAGTCGGGTAAAGCGGTGATGGTGGATGGGCAGGATGTGATGCCTGAGGTAAATGAGGTGCTGCAAAGAATGAAACAGTTCAGCGAGCAGTTGATCAGCGGAACATGGAAAGGGTATAGCGGGAAAGCCATTACTGATATTGTTAACATTGGTATTGGAGGCTCTGATCTTGGTCCGGTGATGGTGACTGAAGCTCTGAAGCATTATCAGGTGCCCAATATCAAAGCCCACTTTGTATCCAATGTGGATGGTACCCATATCGCCGAGACCCTCAAAGCACTTAATCCCGAGACTACTCTTTTCATCATTGCCTCCAAGACCTTTACCACACAGGAGACCATGACCAATGCAGAGTCGGCTAAAAGCTGGTTCTTAAAAGAAGGAGGCAATCAGGAAGCAGTTAAAAAGCATTTTATTGCCCTATCTACCAATAAAGAAAAAGTAGAAGCCTTTGGCATAGATGCTGATAATATGTTCGGCTTCTGGGACTGGGTAGGTGGGCGCTATTCCCTCTGGTCCGCTATTGGTATGCCTATAGCCTGCACTATTGGTTTTGATCGTTTTGAAGAGCTACTGGCAGGCGCCCATGCTATGGATCAGCATTTTCAGCAGGCGGATTTTGAGCAAAACATTCCGGTTATCCTGGCGCTGATCGGGATTTGGTACAACAATTTTTTCGGTGCCGAATCAGAAGCCATATTGCCTTACGACCAATACATGCACCGTTTTCCGGCTTATTTCCAGCAGGGTAATATGGAAAGTAATGGTAAATATGTGGACCGTAACGGCCAGCCGGTGGATTATCAGACCGGACCTGTCATCTGGGGCGAGCCGGGAACCAACGGCCAGCACGCTTTCTATCAGTTGATCCATCAAGGGACCAAACTGATTCCCTGCGATTTTCTGGCACCGGCGCAGACGCTGAATCCTGTGGGAGATCATCATGAGAAACTGTTGGCTAACTTCTTTGCCCAGCCTGAAGCTTTGATGAATGGCAAAACGACAGAAGAAGTGAAAGCAGAACTTGAAAAACAGGGTTTGAGTAAAGAAGAAGTAGAAAAGCTCACGCCTTACAAAGTATTTGAAGGGAATCGTCCTACCAATTCTATCCTATTTAAAAAACTCACTCCCCGTACCCTGGGCACGCTCATAGCGATGTATGAGCATAAAATCTTTGTGCAGGGAGTAATCTGGAACATTTTCAGCTTTGACCAATGGGGTGTAGAATTAGGTAAGCAACTGGCTAAAAATATCCTGCCCGAACTGGAAGACGAAAGTAAAGTAAATAGCCACGATGCTTCTACTAATGGCTTAATTAATGCTTATAAAGATATGAGAAGGTAGATTCTAAGTGTTATGGTTCTTGGTGTTATAGTTAGATATAGTGTATGCTAAAAGCTATAATACTATCGCTCCTTAATACCAAGAACCATCGCACCCTAACACTTAGAACCACGGAACCCTAACACCATAAAAAATGACCAAATTATATCCACTGAAATTCCGAACCATTTTCAAAGATAAGATCTGGGGAGGAAAAAAAATTAAAACCATCCTGGACAAAGATTTTAGTCCGCTGCCCAACTGCGGTGAGACCTGGGAAATCTCCGGTGTGGAAGGTAATATCTCTGAAGTAGCCGAGGGCGCTTTGGCAGGTAAAAACCTGAAAGAACTGATTCAGCAATACCAGGGCAAGCTGGTAGGAGAAAGAGTATATACAAAGTTCCAGGATGAATTTCCTTTATTGGTCAAGTTCATTGACGCTAATGACGACCTTTCCATACAGGTACATCCCGATGATGCACTGGCTAAGCAACGCCATAATTCATTCGGGAAAACAGAAATGTGGTACATCTTCCAGGCCGATGAAGGCTCTAAACTGATCAGCGGATTCAACCAGCCGATGAGTAAGGAAAAGTACCTGGAAGCTTTTAACTCCGGAAAGCTCACAGAGATTTTAAACCAGGAGCCGGTAAAAGCAGATGATGTTTTCTTCCTGCCTGCCGGACGTGTACATACCATTGGCAAAGGTTTACTGCTGGCAGAGATTCAGCAGACATCAGATATTACCTATCGTATTTATGACTTTGATCGTACTGACGCGCAGGGCAATAAGCGGGAGTTGCATGTGGAAGAAGCTCTGGATGCCATAGATTATCAGCATTATGATGACTACAAAACGAAATATGAACCTAAGCTGAACGAGGCAGTCAGGCTGGCGTCCTGTCCTTATTTTGAGACTTACCGTATTGAAGCAGATCAAACGATGGAAAGGAACTATCAGGGGCTGGATTCTTTTGTAATATACGTATGTATGGAAGGAGAAGCGGAGATCATCGCCGATGGTAAAGGTTATTCGGTGAAAAAAGGAGATTCTTATCTGGTGCCTGCCAGCATACAGCATACAAAACTGACGACCAGCTCAAAATTCAAGATGCTGGAGTCTTATGTACCGCAGTAAGCAAGATGAACCCTATTCAAAACAAAAAGGTAGTATTTCAACCTCTGGGCCTGATAGATTATCAGGAAGCCTGGGACTATCAGGAAAAACTTTTCGCTGACACCATTCAGCTCAAAATAGAAAACCGTAAGTTTCCTGAAGTTGAGCAGAAGGTTACGCCCAACTATTTACTTTTCTGCCAGCATCCCCATGTGTATACGCTGGGCAAAAGCGGAGATTTAGAAAACCTGCTTTTGGATGAACAAGGTTTAGCTGAGAGGCAAGTAACATTTTACAAGATCAACCGAGGAGGAGATATTACCTATCATGGGCCAGGGCAGATCGTGGCTTATCCGATTCTTGATCTGGATAATTTTTTTACTGACATCCACCGTTATCTGCGCTATCTGGAAGAAGCCGTGATCCTGACGCTGGCTGATTATGGGTTGGAAGCAGGCCGTATTGATGGACTTACTGGTGTATGGCTGGACCATGTGGAACAGGAGAACCCTCGTAAAATCTGTGCGATGGGGGTAAAGTCCAGCCGTTGGGTAACTATGCACGGTTTGGCGTTTAACGTTAACAGTGATTTGCAGTATTTTGAGTATATCGTCCCCTGTGGTATTAAAGATAAAGCAGTAACCTCCCTGGAGAAAGAACTGGGGGGCCGCCAAAATATACGGGAAGTAGAAGAAAAGCTGAAACAACATTTGTCAGATCTTTTTGAGATGGAGCTCGAGGCCGATACGTCCCGGCTATCATCCGAGGCAAAATTAGAACTATGAAGAAAGATATAGATTTTCCTAAAGTAAGAGGGGTAAGCATGGCGATCACTCGCCAAAGAAACCAGGAAACTAGAGAATACGAATACTTTGTATACCTGATCAATGATAATGCTGTAGCCTTAGAAAATGTACTAATCAACTCGGATGGATACAGTAAAGGAAAGGAAACCAAAACGTCAACCCTGCGTCATTTTGTAGAGAAAGTAGAACCGGAAACGTCTTTTAAAGTGGAAACTATTCTGCCCGATTTGTTCAGGCTCGTCAATCAGTTTTGGGTAAGTTATTATATTGATGGAGAGATGTATGATAAGAAATTTCTCTTCATGCCAGAAAGTATGCACAATGATCATTTCTCTTTCATTGAAGCAGTACAGATGGAAGGGGTCTTACATGCCTAGGCTGAAACTCCGGAACAGTACCTTCCTTTTTGATTAGCGGGTGCAGGTGTTTAGTAAGGGGCGTCCGATTTTGACAAAGTACTGAGGATGTTTCTTTAGTATCTCATTTCGTTCTGCCTGGGTTTTTGCCAGTTTATACTCTTCCATCGCCTGCTTATTAACACCATTGATATACTGTATTTCATGCCAGGAGAGATTCCAGTAGGCCAAAATGTTTTTTACATTTTGAAATAAGTTTTTTTGATTGGTATCATCCTCTTCTAAATGATTTTTGTCAATATACATATGAGAGTATGTATCATCAGGGATACTCGTGTATTCCAGGCTAACATGACGCTTAGTAGAATTCTCTTTAGTGTAGTACAATGAAATGGTGATCAGCAGTAGTGCAAACAAATAGGGGGTTATCTTTTTCATCGTTCAGCTTTTTCATTGCACATTTTATCCCTTATACCGCCCAGATAATTCTAAGTGTGCATATTAGAAGATAAAATAGCGATAATAGGTAAGAGTTCCTCTCCTTATCGTTAATAAACAGTGTTTTCACCCGAAACTTAAGGTGTTTTTCAGAGGACAACGCTCTTCTCCTGTGTCAGTTTTAGAAAAAAATATTCAGCTTCTACTCAAAAAATTAACCAGACTCATGAGTATAAGTAAAGATTAGATGCTTAAGCCGGGATCGTTTTCTGAAAAAATAATTTCCAGCAGAATTTTGATCTCTTCTGCTTTATCATAATCACCCAACTTCTCAAAAGAGACGATCAGGTTTCGAAACATGCGGCGTACGATGTCAAGGTTACTACAAGGCTGATAGAAGATATCAATAGGTTGAAGCTTTAGCTGTGCTATATAATTATCAATGTCATTCTTGCTAAAGATCAACCCCCGATTGAAGGCATTGATGTAAAACTGAGTTTCTTTTGACTTATAAGTAAGAATAAACAAGCTGGGTAAGTTTACTCCATATACCGGAAGCTTTAGCCTCTGGGCTACAAGCATATAAATTACACAGAGTGAAATAGGGTTTCCCTTCTTGGTCTCCAGCACAGTATTGATCATGGAGTTTGCCGGAGCATGAAAGTTTTTGGTATTGGCGCTGAATTTCAGCTTGCTAAAAAGTACGCTATTGAGAATCTTGACCTGATCAAAAGGGTGAACATCGGTTTTAAATTCCAGCCAGGCTTCGTAATAAATTTGTTCTAACTGCTTCTTTAAGTCTTCCAGCGTGAGGTCAGGGTATTGATAGGTGGCGATAATCCACATCCCTTCCAACATATCCTGCTTCTCGGACTTAAACCACTCTTCCAGCCTTTTCTTGAGCGCT
Proteins encoded:
- a CDS encoding FdhF/YdeP family oxidoreductase, translating into MSKATNLSAEKAEEQHKIKLTQPKKVAAGLPAILSSAKHVYGDVGIVEGTRLMSQINQFDGFDCPGCAWPDPDDKRSPVEFCENGAKAVAEEATTDTCNPAFFKAHSVEELRQWTDYELGKSGRLTEPMILREGNDYYEAINWDEAFDIIGKQLQQLNSPDEAIFYTSGRTSNEAAFLYQLFVRQYGTNNLPDCSNMCHESSGTGLSETVGIGKGSVTLEDFYEAEVIMIMGQNPGTNHPRMLTALQKAKHNGAKIISVNPLPETGLMSFKNPQHPWEMAGKGTALTDIFLQLRLNADVPLLKALMKILLEKEKQNPGMVLDEEFIRTHTSGYEALLADLQKYDIDELISQTAISKAQIEETAELLASRQKIIICWAMGLTQHKNGVDNVREIVNLLLLKGSIGKAGAGTCPVRGHSNVQGDRTMGIWEKLKPEFRQKLKEAFNFEPPAKDGYDVMHSMEAMANGKAKFFMGMGGNFLSATPDTEYTAKGLRQCKMTVHVSTKLNRSHLVHGKTALILPCLGRTELDMQVSGPQFLSVENSTGVVHQTRGGKDPASPHLLSEPKIVAELAKATLESKSTVDWDEMVSDYDHIRDAIEKTVDGFDAYNIRVRNSGGFYLPNGARVGKFNTDTGKAKFTVNENPDHQLAEDDFLMMTIRSHDQYNTTIYGLHDRYRGIAYDRRVVLMNKEDIRKHGLKKEDKVNLYSYYDGSERSAEGFLVVPYSIPRRCVATYFPEANTLVPHNRMARKSNQPISKSVVIKIKKSE
- a CDS encoding mannonate dehydratase → MHNNRRDFIKKSASVAALSIGGIHNASANTPHQVRKSLTDTSALVQDAGMQMCLAYFWGIEPYKVELAKQMRVLGAVGGISPHMVGMNDKPNWEYSVIKAVKEAWQKEGLQLRVIEGPPSLYHKTKLGLEGRDEEIENFITFMKNISQLGIDTVCYNWMPVISWARTTMDRPSRGGALVSAFDIEDIKDEPLTEYGKFTHEAMWQNIEYFLKAVIPEAEKYGIKLALHPDDPPIDMIRGIPRIMTTVDAFKRLIEIVPSDSNGLTFCQGSFASMGGEDEGVDIPAAIEYFGKRGKIHFVHFRDVRGSKNNFEETFHDDGKTDMYRAMQAYYDVGFKGPIRPDHVPTMARDSNEHPGYSTIGTLFAIGYIRGLMEGVSHSSS
- a CDS encoding toxin-antitoxin system YwqK family antitoxin, which produces MARFIFFLSFFMVIASISRQGYAQTSVEEPAPLDTAGQFILDPATKVPLTINLDAEEEEEEEEESEKKEKKRKRNVYYDIKTRKGYAEAGYGQDVIIELFHYLKDYEEPDPYVRDIYWYDTKRNQIRSTRNIQEDKAQILHGPYQKMTEDGEVLEEGIFYKGTKHGRWTRYNKEYILLDKEKYSKGWPRDSEITYYDKDELNKLKEVIPIEYGQREGYYYYFHESGQIAVEGEFQQDKKVGLWTEYYDYKNRLPKKQIKYPDDPFDETLPYTTKEWTPQGQVVYERDKK
- a CDS encoding cupin domain-containing protein; amino-acid sequence: MPEKDAQYWIDHLNMQPHPEGGYYAETYRSEGKIQELDRSYSTAIYFLLLEDKFSAFHRIHSDEMWHFYAGSPIEVLVLEKNGELKTHRLGGKADQGETFQLVVPGGLWFASRMADISSYGLVGCTVAPGFDFQDFEMASRSALIEQFPQHTQVITELTYPE
- a CDS encoding YraN family protein gives rise to the protein MRTPAQHTGQSGEELAARFLEKKGFTIISRNYRYRRAEVDLIARKAQLLIFVEVKTRKGSAFGNPEDFVDSKKAALVIEAADHYIHQNDWQGNIRFDIIAILTKPEVDIQHMEDAFF
- the pgi gene encoding glucose-6-phosphate isomerase, coding for MLPKIKPTQTQAWKKLSEHYKKTKDVHIKELFKTDAERFQHFSTKFEDILLDYSKNRMTQETLALLLELAKESKLKEAISAMFSGEHINQTEDRAVLHTALRNQSGKAVMVDGQDVMPEVNEVLQRMKQFSEQLISGTWKGYSGKAITDIVNIGIGGSDLGPVMVTEALKHYQVPNIKAHFVSNVDGTHIAETLKALNPETTLFIIASKTFTTQETMTNAESAKSWFLKEGGNQEAVKKHFIALSTNKEKVEAFGIDADNMFGFWDWVGGRYSLWSAIGMPIACTIGFDRFEELLAGAHAMDQHFQQADFEQNIPVILALIGIWYNNFFGAESEAILPYDQYMHRFPAYFQQGNMESNGKYVDRNGQPVDYQTGPVIWGEPGTNGQHAFYQLIHQGTKLIPCDFLAPAQTLNPVGDHHEKLLANFFAQPEALMNGKTTEEVKAELEKQGLSKEEVEKLTPYKVFEGNRPTNSILFKKLTPRTLGTLIAMYEHKIFVQGVIWNIFSFDQWGVELGKQLAKNILPELEDESKVNSHDASTNGLINAYKDMRR